Proteins from one Caulobacter sp. 73W genomic window:
- the prmC gene encoding peptide chain release factor N(5)-glutamine methyltransferase translates to MTQNLVKAWTAAKQRLTDGGIDSPVIDARLLLEAAADATRLDIVTDPYRELTAEQVSTLDGYVERRLRREPVSHILGRKGFWKVMLSVNNQVLTPRPDTEVIVDLVLKRTTEHQAFNLLDLGVGSGAIILSILAERPAAKGLGIDISSEALAVARENAANLDLNNQVALLRGDWTGGLADENFDVVVSNPPYIASDEIETLEPEVRDHEPRLALDGGPDGLDPYRILAPEILRVLKPGGLFAVEIGHTQSKDVEALFEAAGGLEVWTIKDLSNRDRVVTGLKKPLET, encoded by the coding sequence ATGACCCAGAACCTCGTTAAAGCCTGGACGGCCGCCAAGCAGCGGCTGACGGACGGCGGCATCGACAGCCCCGTGATCGACGCCCGCCTCCTGCTGGAAGCTGCCGCCGACGCCACCCGCCTGGACATCGTCACCGATCCCTATCGCGAGCTGACCGCCGAGCAGGTCTCGACCCTGGACGGCTACGTGGAGCGCCGCCTGCGCCGCGAGCCGGTCAGCCACATCCTGGGCCGCAAGGGCTTCTGGAAGGTCATGCTGTCGGTGAACAACCAGGTGCTCACCCCGCGCCCCGACACCGAGGTCATCGTCGACCTGGTGCTGAAGCGCACGACCGAGCACCAGGCCTTCAACCTGCTGGACCTGGGCGTCGGCTCCGGCGCCATCATCCTGTCGATCCTCGCCGAGCGCCCCGCCGCCAAGGGCCTGGGCATCGATATCTCCAGCGAGGCCCTGGCCGTGGCGCGCGAGAACGCCGCCAACCTGGACCTCAACAATCAGGTCGCCCTGCTGCGCGGCGACTGGACCGGCGGCCTGGCCGACGAGAACTTCGACGTCGTCGTCTCCAACCCGCCCTACATCGCCTCCGACGAGATCGAGACCCTGGAGCCGGAGGTCCGCGACCATGAGCCGCGTCTGGCCCTGGACGGCGGTCCCGACGGCCTCGATCCCTATCGTATCCTGGCCCCCGAAATCCTGCGCGTCCTGAAGCCGGGAGGCCTTTTCGCCGTTGAGATCGGCCATACCCAGTCCAAGGATGTCGAAGCCCTGTTCGAGGCCGCCGGCGGCCTGGAAGTCTGGACGATCAAGGACCTGTCCAACCGCGACCGCGTGGTGACCGGCTTGAAAAAGCCCTTGGAAACTTAA
- a CDS encoding organic hydroperoxide resistance protein yields MNVLYRTEAVATGGRTGSAATTDGAFSVNLVTPKELGGPGGEGNNPEQLFAAGYAACFIGALKFVAGQKKVKIADDTTVAATVGIGPRDDGQGFGLDVALKVTLPGIDADTAKALVDAAHIVCPYSHATKGSLDVRLSIA; encoded by the coding sequence ATGAACGTCCTGTACCGCACCGAAGCCGTCGCCACCGGCGGCCGCACCGGCTCCGCCGCCACCACCGACGGCGCCTTCTCGGTCAATCTGGTCACCCCCAAGGAACTGGGCGGCCCGGGTGGCGAGGGCAACAACCCCGAGCAGCTGTTCGCCGCCGGCTACGCCGCCTGCTTCATCGGCGCCCTGAAGTTCGTCGCCGGCCAGAAGAAGGTGAAGATCGCCGACGACACCACCGTCGCCGCCACGGTCGGCATCGGTCCGCGCGACGACGGCCAGGGCTTCGGCCTGGATGTGGCCCTGAAGGTCACCCTGCCGGGCATCGACGCCGACACGGCCAAGGCCCTGGTCGACGCCGCCCACATCGTCTGCCCTTACTCGCACGCCACCAAGGGCAGCCTGGACGTCCGCCTCAGCATCGCCTGA
- a CDS encoding MarR family winged helix-turn-helix transcriptional regulator gives MSKTPDFLRLDDQLCFALYSTVHALNRAYKPLLEPLGLTYPQYLVLLVLWEDGTQTVGGIGERVGLESSTLTPLLKRMETAGLISRTRNPEDERVVRITLTAAGRALKEKAKAVPPALLCAMGGDLETVVTLRAEVAKLRARLGAANGA, from the coding sequence ATGAGCAAGACCCCCGACTTCCTGCGCCTCGATGATCAGCTGTGTTTCGCGCTGTACTCGACGGTCCACGCGCTGAACCGGGCGTACAAGCCGCTGCTGGAGCCGTTGGGCCTGACCTATCCTCAGTACCTGGTGCTGCTGGTGCTGTGGGAGGACGGGACCCAGACCGTGGGCGGCATCGGCGAGCGGGTGGGGCTGGAGTCCAGCACCCTGACGCCGCTGCTGAAGCGCATGGAGACGGCTGGCCTGATCAGCCGTACGCGCAACCCTGAGGACGAACGCGTGGTGCGCATCACCCTGACCGCCGCCGGCAGGGCGCTGAAGGAAAAGGCCAAGGCCGTGCCGCCGGCGCTGCTGTGCGCCATGGGCGGGGATTTGGAGACGGTGGTGACCCTGCGCGCCGAGGTGGCGAAGCTGCGCGCGCGGCTGGGGGCGGCGAACGGCGCCTAG